Proteins encoded together in one Microplitis mediator isolate UGA2020A chromosome 7, iyMicMedi2.1, whole genome shotgun sequence window:
- the LOC130670798 gene encoding protein TANC2 isoform X3 yields MRARDSLVYTPVSLGPDTDDEDTLVNEEIYNNDLAQIRALVESTGMLAGSMCPSCEMPFDKGKKRRLIDSCGHERCYSCLFRSEACPICCHDAPDRQIRDDVTHYDTGFSSSEPVSMIAIDDWNDNEDPSAINSLCGSPLPKSKFSRSNIVYRSHGQDATGKGPKGKPPALPESVTSRHKSHMAASCPTPPNQRRRFFLNPKGLRSPFASQRAKKCSPVDVDNPSALSDDEGGSVKPLSTKTRKSSQSDLYMRLGLLLGSSNLRPNPAVDTTDFPGSNRPPSGAACVRPTTRLDPRGHDTSFSSLTSFDQQTMASTNTSPVSTLTGTSSEAEVAAALRTSSSKTKGKSKIKGKRDCDSAGSLASISTSISASTSMSMSMSVSVSGLSNGSSSPLTSRRHSNVAHQEPDDNTGLNKRRSCARRSARNGNVKPIDSKLRFVPPHLTAQLTLKPLFFEVPLIEREPLFTGRNWLLQELETVIKGSSPGVLMTGSPGTGKTALILQLVEYSCFGRRREQSLRAEIAECDEDLPDKQIPVTGFEQSIKNTNDKIRQLAAHVVAYHFCQADNNSTCLVPDLIHSLAAQLCQAPQLIAYREYLLSEPHLQGSLSQRECTVDPDLALSRGIIEPMLSLRKSGRLPEVNMVILIDAICEAEYHRPDRGDTIASFLTRHAPNFPGWLKIVCSVRTQLRECAKQFPYTRISLDRNTNDPAGSNISRDLADYINYRCAQNPAIQANVTASVNGKESSCGANQTRFASHLLSLAGGSFLFAKLTLDLIESGHLVAKSASYKVLPVSLAQIFQLHFNLRFPTATSFEKIQPLLGVCLAALYPLTLPEIFYSVNSLYTDQFVSWEDFLQRFKMLSGFLVKRLDDTYMFFHPSFREWLIRRDDGESTKFLCDLRLGHSAIAFRLSRLESPLDGDRVLELGHHVLKAHVYRGVTSSWPSRDLQAWWITSSTSCVSSALCTLRNIYSPNVKVSRLLLLAGASPNHITEYLGNAPVLCMYAHEGSVEMVSLLLEFGADVELTNSQGCTALSLAASRGHCDVVRRLAAAGASLGHADMAGQCPLVHAARQGRLSVVGYLLACDWVLPNQDSEDTASDTSREEAAQQAVVAAASQGHEAIVEYLLDMAEVTVDRPDTLIGETALTIAAAHGSTATVSALLARGASPLATNAKGLSPLMLAAREGHWGTAERLLQSSLSTSTETNLDEAAALLEQRDSMGRTPLMMAACEGHTNLIDMFLEKGSILEATDREGLTALGWACVRGRVAAAQNLLDHGADISANDKTGRTPLDLAAFQGNPKLVQLLLERGAAIEHVDLHGMRPLDRAIGCRNVPVVQCFLRRGAKLGPATWAMAQGKPDVLLILLNKLLEDGNVLYRKGRLKEASHRYAYALRKFPGAPELLHDAQNQEHGNVMLHRQSFNQLKLNFLLNLSRCKRKMNECEEAIELADEALNTRPSSYEAFYARAKAKVDIGQLENALVDVQDALQIAPVNNRQDRRVLCALKDEIVSRIEGTGIGCSKTVADITRSRFRASVDTLTEL; encoded by the exons atCTGGCACAGATCCGCGCCTTGGTCGAGTCCACGGGAATGCTGGCCGGCTCAATGTGTCCCTCCTGCGAGATGCCATTTGATAAAGGCAAGAAGCGACGTCTGATTGATTCCTGCGGGCACGAACGCTGCTACTCCTGTCTCTTCCGCAGCGAGGCATGTCCCATTTGCTGTCACGATGCACCAGATCGTCAAATACGGGACGACGTCACTCACTATGACACCGGATTCAGCTCATCCGAACCGGTGTCCATGATTGCCATTGACGACTGGAATGACAACGAGGATCCATCGGCCATCAACTCTCTCTGTGGCAGCCCGCTGCCAAAATCAAAGTTTTCCCGGTCGAATATCGTCTACCGATCACAT GGCCAAGACGCAACCGGAAAAGGTCCTAAGGGCAAGCCGCCAGCTCTCCCGGAGTCAGTGACGTCGAGGCACAAATCACATATGGCAGCAA GCTGCCCGACGCCACCTAACCAGCGACGGAGATTCTTTCTCAATCCCAAAGGTCTTCGCAGCCCCTTCGCATCCCAGAGAGCCAAAAAATGTAGTCCCGTTGATGTCGACAATCCATCAGCGCTATCAG ACGATGAAGGAGGAAGCGTCAAGCCATTGTCTACAAAAACGAGAAAGTCTTCGCAGTCTGACCTCTATATGCGGTTGGGTTTGCTCCTCGGGTCAAGTAATTTGCGGCCGAACCCCGCGGTCGATACGACAGATTTCCCTGGGTCGAATCGGCCACCCTCGGGGGCCGCGTGTGTGCGACCCACGACCCGTTTGGACCCGCGGGGTCACGACACCTCCTTCAGCAGCCTGACGAGCTTCGATCAGCAGACGATGGCCTCCACAAACACCAGCCCGGTGTCGACGCTGACGGGGACCTCCAGCGAGGCGGAAGTAGCCGCGGCGCTGAGAACTAGCAGTTCGAAAACCAAAGGAAAGTCAAAAATAAAGGGGAAACGTGACTGTGATTCAGCAGGAAGTTTAGCTTCGATATCGACCTCCATTTCAGCTTCGACCTCCATGTCAATGTCCATGTCAGTTTCGGTGTCTGGACTTTCTAATGGCAGTTCGAGTCCCCTGACATCGCGCCGTCACTCAAATGTAGCCCATCAAGAGCCAGATGACAATACCGGTCTGAATAAACGTCGGTCTTGCGCAAGAAGAAGTGCCCGTAATGGAAATGTTAAACCGATCGATTCAAAATTACGATTTGTTCCTCCTCACTTGACAGCTCAACTTACCCTGAAGCCTTTGTTCTTTGAAGTACCGTTGATTGAAAGGGAGCCTTTGTTCACCGGCAGAAATTGGTTGCTTCAAGAATTGGAGACAGTAATCAAAGGATCCAGTCCCGGAGTTTTGATGACCGGTTCTCCGGGAACCGGTAAGACAGCTTTGATTCTACAGCTCGTTGAGTACAGCTGCTTTGGTCGACGGAGAGAACAGTCACTCCGTGCCGAAATAGCCGAATGTGACGAAGATCTTCCAGATAAACAGATTCCAGTCACCGGTTTTGAGCAGAGCATAAAGAACACAAATGATAAAATCCGACAATTAGCTGCGCACGTTGTCGCTTATCATTTTTGCCAGGCGGATAATAATAGCACGTGCCTTGTACCAGATCTCATTCACTCACTGGCCGCGCAATTGTGCCAAGCCCCGCAATTGATTGCCTACCGTGAGTACTTACTTTCCGAACCGCATCTTCAGGGATCTCTTTCCCAACGCGAGTGCACTGTTGATCCGGATTTAGCGCTCTCACGTGGCATCATTGAACCGATGTTGAGTCTCCGAAAGTCTGGAAGACTGCCAGAAGTCAATATG GTGATCCTGATTGACGCGATTTGCGAGGCCGAGTACCATCGACCTGATCGGGGTGACACGATAGCTTCATTCCTGACAAGACACGCACCCAATTTCCCCGGATGGCTCAAAATCGTCTGCAGTGTGAGGACTCAGCTGCGCGAATGCGCGAAACAGTTTCCGTACACGAGGATCTCCTTGGACAGGAACACAAACGACCCGGCTGGCAGCAATATCTCAAGGGATTTGGCAGACTACATAAACTACAGATGCGCGCAGAACCCTGCAATACAGGCCAACGTCACGGCATCTGTGAATGGAAAAGAGTCTTCCTGTGGTGCTAATCAGACGCGATTCGCTTCGCATTTGCTTTCGCTTGCCGGTGGAAGTTTTCTGTTTGCCAAATTGACGCTTGATCTCATTGAAAGTGGCCATCTTGTCGCTAAATCAGCGAGTTACAAG GTGCTGCCAGTGTCGTTGGCTCAAATCTTCCAGCTGCATTTCAATCTTCGGTTCCCCACTGCCACGTCTTTTGAGAAGATTCAGCCGCTTTTAGGCGTTTGTTTGGCTGCATTGTACCCGCTGACTTTGCCAGAAATCTTCTACTCAGTGAACTCACTCTACACTGACCAGTTTGTTTCATGGGAAGACTTCTTGCAGAGATTCAAA ATGCTCTCTGGGTTCCTCGTGAAACGTCTGGATGACACGTACATGTTCTTTCACCCCAGCTTCAGGGAATGGCTGATCAGACGTGACGATGGCGAGTCAACAAAATTCCTATGTGATTTACGTCTGGGTCACAGTGCAATAGCATTCCGTCTGTCTAGGCTGGAATCGCCACTCGACGGGGATCGAGTCCTAGAACTAGGACACCATGTGCTGAAAGCCCACGTCTACAGAGGCGTTACCTCCAGTTGGCCATCGCGAGATCTTCAAGCCTGGTGGATCACTTCCTCAACATCTTGCGTCTCTTCAGCACTCTGTACACTTCGTAACATCTATAGTCCCAATGTCAAAGTATCGAGACTACTCCTGCTGGCAGGAGCATCTCCGAATCATATTACCGAGTACTTGGGCAATGCTCCAGTACTTTGTATGTACGCTCACGAGGGTTCCGTGGAAATGGTATCACTTTTGCTGGAATTCGGTGCAGATGTTGAGTTAACAAACAGTCAGGGCTGCACGGCGTTGTCCTTGGCTGCTTCGCGAGGTCATTGTGATGTCGTGAGACGATTGGCAGCTGCTGGCGCTTCACTGGGTCATGCTGACATGGCTGGACAGTGTCCATTGGTCCACGCAGCTCGCCAAGGAAGACTTTCTGTTGTCGGATATCTGCTGGCATGTGATTGGGTGCTACCGAACCAAGACTCTGAAGACACAGCTTCTGATACTTCTCGCGAAGAGGCAGCGCAGCAGGCAGTAGTGGCAGCAGCTTCTCAAGGCCACGAAGCGATAGTCGAATACCTTCTGGACATGGCCGAAGTAACAGTAGACCGTCCAGACACTTTGATCGGTGAGACTGCACTGACAATAGCCGCAGCTCACGGATCCACGGCCACAGTCTCAGCTCTGCTTGCTCGTGGTGCCAGTCCACTTGCTACCAACGCCAAAGGATTGTCACCACTGATGCTAGCAGCGCGTGAAGGACACTGGGGAACTGCAGAACGTCTTCTTCAGTCCTCACTCTCCACATCAACAGAGACGAATCTTGATGAGGCGGCAGCTCTGCTGGAACAGAGAGACTCAATGGGCCGCACTCCCTTGATGATGGCTGCCTGCGAAGGCCACACCAATCTAATAGACATGTTCCTCGAAAAAGGATCCATCCTAGAGGCCACCGACAGAGAAGGACTCACTGCCTTAGGATGGGCCTGTGTCCGTGGTCGCGTAGCAGCTGCCCAGAATCTTCTTGACCACGGGGCAGACATCAGCGCCAATGACAAGACTGGTAGAACTCCTCTAGACTTAGCAGCCTTCCAAGGAAACCCAAAATTAGTCCAATTACTCCTAGAACGTGGCGCAGCAATCGAACACGTCGATTTGCACGGAATGAGGCCACTAGATCGTGCGATCGGCTGCAGAAATGTCCCAGTTGTTCAGTGTTTCTTGCGCAGAGGAGCTAAACTAGGTCCCGCTACCTGGGCAATGGCCCAGGGCAAACCAGATGTTCTGCTCATTCTTCTCAACAAACTTCTAGAAGACGGCAACGTGCTCTACCGGAAGGGCCGGCTCAAAGAAGCGTCCCACAGGTACGCGTATGCTCTCAGAAAGTTTCCCGGTGCTCCAGAGCTGCTCCACGATGCTCAGAATCAAGAGCACGGAAACGTTATGCTTCATCGGCAGTCTTTCAACCAACTTAAGCTCAACTTTTTGCTTAATCTAAGCAGATGCAAGCGCAAAATGAAT GAATGCGAAGAAGCAATCGAGCTTGCAGATGAAGCTCTCAACACCAGACCCTCGTCTTACGAAGCCTTCTACGCCCGTGCGAAGGCTAAAGTCGACATCGGTCAGCTAGAGAACGCTCTGGTCGACGTCCAAGATGCCCTGCAGATCGCGCCGGTAAATAACCGACAGGACCGCCGCGTCCTCTGCGCCCTAAAAGACGAAATCGTATCCAGGATAGAGGGCACCGGTATCGGGTGCAGTAAAACTGTCGCCGATATCACGAGGTCTCGATTCCGAGCGTCCGTTGACACTCTAAcagaattataa
- the LOC130670798 gene encoding protein TANC2 isoform X1: protein MRARDSLVYTPVSLGPDTDDEDTLVNEEIYNNDLAQIRALVESTGMLAGSMCPSCEMPFDKGKKRRLIDSCGHERCYSCLFRSEACPICCHDAPDRQIRDDVTHYDTGFSSSEPVSMIAIDDWNDNEDPSAINSLCGSPLPKSKFSRSNIVYRSHGQDATGKGPKGKPPALPESVTSRHKSHMAASCPTPPNQRRRFFLNPKGLRSPFASQRAKKCSPVDVDNPSALSAWMTTSWEGTSRWPGVVLGKIKSLWSTSQGTASDGLNQLIDPPTKDDRLTRLVTPTRKVTDVAASQQFASNRGATDDEGGSVKPLSTKTRKSSQSDLYMRLGLLLGSSNLRPNPAVDTTDFPGSNRPPSGAACVRPTTRLDPRGHDTSFSSLTSFDQQTMASTNTSPVSTLTGTSSEAEVAAALRTSSSKTKGKSKIKGKRDCDSAGSLASISTSISASTSMSMSMSVSVSGLSNGSSSPLTSRRHSNVAHQEPDDNTGLNKRRSCARRSARNGNVKPIDSKLRFVPPHLTAQLTLKPLFFEVPLIEREPLFTGRNWLLQELETVIKGSSPGVLMTGSPGTGKTALILQLVEYSCFGRRREQSLRAEIAECDEDLPDKQIPVTGFEQSIKNTNDKIRQLAAHVVAYHFCQADNNSTCLVPDLIHSLAAQLCQAPQLIAYREYLLSEPHLQGSLSQRECTVDPDLALSRGIIEPMLSLRKSGRLPEVNMVILIDAICEAEYHRPDRGDTIASFLTRHAPNFPGWLKIVCSVRTQLRECAKQFPYTRISLDRNTNDPAGSNISRDLADYINYRCAQNPAIQANVTASVNGKESSCGANQTRFASHLLSLAGGSFLFAKLTLDLIESGHLVAKSASYKVLPVSLAQIFQLHFNLRFPTATSFEKIQPLLGVCLAALYPLTLPEIFYSVNSLYTDQFVSWEDFLQRFKMLSGFLVKRLDDTYMFFHPSFREWLIRRDDGESTKFLCDLRLGHSAIAFRLSRLESPLDGDRVLELGHHVLKAHVYRGVTSSWPSRDLQAWWITSSTSCVSSALCTLRNIYSPNVKVSRLLLLAGASPNHITEYLGNAPVLCMYAHEGSVEMVSLLLEFGADVELTNSQGCTALSLAASRGHCDVVRRLAAAGASLGHADMAGQCPLVHAARQGRLSVVGYLLACDWVLPNQDSEDTASDTSREEAAQQAVVAAASQGHEAIVEYLLDMAEVTVDRPDTLIGETALTIAAAHGSTATVSALLARGASPLATNAKGLSPLMLAAREGHWGTAERLLQSSLSTSTETNLDEAAALLEQRDSMGRTPLMMAACEGHTNLIDMFLEKGSILEATDREGLTALGWACVRGRVAAAQNLLDHGADISANDKTGRTPLDLAAFQGNPKLVQLLLERGAAIEHVDLHGMRPLDRAIGCRNVPVVQCFLRRGAKLGPATWAMAQGKPDVLLILLNKLLEDGNVLYRKGRLKEASHRYAYALRKFPGAPELLHDAQNQEHGNVMLHRQSFNQLKLNFLLNLSRCKRKMNECEEAIELADEALNTRPSSYEAFYARAKAKVDIGQLENALVDVQDALQIAPVNNRQDRRVLCALKDEIVSRIEGTGIGCSKTVADITRSRFRASVDTLTEL from the exons atCTGGCACAGATCCGCGCCTTGGTCGAGTCCACGGGAATGCTGGCCGGCTCAATGTGTCCCTCCTGCGAGATGCCATTTGATAAAGGCAAGAAGCGACGTCTGATTGATTCCTGCGGGCACGAACGCTGCTACTCCTGTCTCTTCCGCAGCGAGGCATGTCCCATTTGCTGTCACGATGCACCAGATCGTCAAATACGGGACGACGTCACTCACTATGACACCGGATTCAGCTCATCCGAACCGGTGTCCATGATTGCCATTGACGACTGGAATGACAACGAGGATCCATCGGCCATCAACTCTCTCTGTGGCAGCCCGCTGCCAAAATCAAAGTTTTCCCGGTCGAATATCGTCTACCGATCACAT GGCCAAGACGCAACCGGAAAAGGTCCTAAGGGCAAGCCGCCAGCTCTCCCGGAGTCAGTGACGTCGAGGCACAAATCACATATGGCAGCAA GCTGCCCGACGCCACCTAACCAGCGACGGAGATTCTTTCTCAATCCCAAAGGTCTTCGCAGCCCCTTCGCATCCCAGAGAGCCAAAAAATGTAGTCCCGTTGATGTCGACAATCCATCAGCGCTATCAG CGTGGATGACCACTTCCTGGGAGGGTACCTCGAGATGGCCAGGAGTCGTGCTCGGTAAAATAAAGTCACTTTGGAGCACGAGTCAGGGGACTGCCAGTGATGGATTGAATCAGCTGATTGATCCACCAACTAAAGATGACAGGCTCACGCGACTCGTGACCCCTACTAGAAAAGTCACCGATGTAGCAGCCAGCCAGCAATTTGCATCCAACCGCGGAGCTACAG ACGATGAAGGAGGAAGCGTCAAGCCATTGTCTACAAAAACGAGAAAGTCTTCGCAGTCTGACCTCTATATGCGGTTGGGTTTGCTCCTCGGGTCAAGTAATTTGCGGCCGAACCCCGCGGTCGATACGACAGATTTCCCTGGGTCGAATCGGCCACCCTCGGGGGCCGCGTGTGTGCGACCCACGACCCGTTTGGACCCGCGGGGTCACGACACCTCCTTCAGCAGCCTGACGAGCTTCGATCAGCAGACGATGGCCTCCACAAACACCAGCCCGGTGTCGACGCTGACGGGGACCTCCAGCGAGGCGGAAGTAGCCGCGGCGCTGAGAACTAGCAGTTCGAAAACCAAAGGAAAGTCAAAAATAAAGGGGAAACGTGACTGTGATTCAGCAGGAAGTTTAGCTTCGATATCGACCTCCATTTCAGCTTCGACCTCCATGTCAATGTCCATGTCAGTTTCGGTGTCTGGACTTTCTAATGGCAGTTCGAGTCCCCTGACATCGCGCCGTCACTCAAATGTAGCCCATCAAGAGCCAGATGACAATACCGGTCTGAATAAACGTCGGTCTTGCGCAAGAAGAAGTGCCCGTAATGGAAATGTTAAACCGATCGATTCAAAATTACGATTTGTTCCTCCTCACTTGACAGCTCAACTTACCCTGAAGCCTTTGTTCTTTGAAGTACCGTTGATTGAAAGGGAGCCTTTGTTCACCGGCAGAAATTGGTTGCTTCAAGAATTGGAGACAGTAATCAAAGGATCCAGTCCCGGAGTTTTGATGACCGGTTCTCCGGGAACCGGTAAGACAGCTTTGATTCTACAGCTCGTTGAGTACAGCTGCTTTGGTCGACGGAGAGAACAGTCACTCCGTGCCGAAATAGCCGAATGTGACGAAGATCTTCCAGATAAACAGATTCCAGTCACCGGTTTTGAGCAGAGCATAAAGAACACAAATGATAAAATCCGACAATTAGCTGCGCACGTTGTCGCTTATCATTTTTGCCAGGCGGATAATAATAGCACGTGCCTTGTACCAGATCTCATTCACTCACTGGCCGCGCAATTGTGCCAAGCCCCGCAATTGATTGCCTACCGTGAGTACTTACTTTCCGAACCGCATCTTCAGGGATCTCTTTCCCAACGCGAGTGCACTGTTGATCCGGATTTAGCGCTCTCACGTGGCATCATTGAACCGATGTTGAGTCTCCGAAAGTCTGGAAGACTGCCAGAAGTCAATATG GTGATCCTGATTGACGCGATTTGCGAGGCCGAGTACCATCGACCTGATCGGGGTGACACGATAGCTTCATTCCTGACAAGACACGCACCCAATTTCCCCGGATGGCTCAAAATCGTCTGCAGTGTGAGGACTCAGCTGCGCGAATGCGCGAAACAGTTTCCGTACACGAGGATCTCCTTGGACAGGAACACAAACGACCCGGCTGGCAGCAATATCTCAAGGGATTTGGCAGACTACATAAACTACAGATGCGCGCAGAACCCTGCAATACAGGCCAACGTCACGGCATCTGTGAATGGAAAAGAGTCTTCCTGTGGTGCTAATCAGACGCGATTCGCTTCGCATTTGCTTTCGCTTGCCGGTGGAAGTTTTCTGTTTGCCAAATTGACGCTTGATCTCATTGAAAGTGGCCATCTTGTCGCTAAATCAGCGAGTTACAAG GTGCTGCCAGTGTCGTTGGCTCAAATCTTCCAGCTGCATTTCAATCTTCGGTTCCCCACTGCCACGTCTTTTGAGAAGATTCAGCCGCTTTTAGGCGTTTGTTTGGCTGCATTGTACCCGCTGACTTTGCCAGAAATCTTCTACTCAGTGAACTCACTCTACACTGACCAGTTTGTTTCATGGGAAGACTTCTTGCAGAGATTCAAA ATGCTCTCTGGGTTCCTCGTGAAACGTCTGGATGACACGTACATGTTCTTTCACCCCAGCTTCAGGGAATGGCTGATCAGACGTGACGATGGCGAGTCAACAAAATTCCTATGTGATTTACGTCTGGGTCACAGTGCAATAGCATTCCGTCTGTCTAGGCTGGAATCGCCACTCGACGGGGATCGAGTCCTAGAACTAGGACACCATGTGCTGAAAGCCCACGTCTACAGAGGCGTTACCTCCAGTTGGCCATCGCGAGATCTTCAAGCCTGGTGGATCACTTCCTCAACATCTTGCGTCTCTTCAGCACTCTGTACACTTCGTAACATCTATAGTCCCAATGTCAAAGTATCGAGACTACTCCTGCTGGCAGGAGCATCTCCGAATCATATTACCGAGTACTTGGGCAATGCTCCAGTACTTTGTATGTACGCTCACGAGGGTTCCGTGGAAATGGTATCACTTTTGCTGGAATTCGGTGCAGATGTTGAGTTAACAAACAGTCAGGGCTGCACGGCGTTGTCCTTGGCTGCTTCGCGAGGTCATTGTGATGTCGTGAGACGATTGGCAGCTGCTGGCGCTTCACTGGGTCATGCTGACATGGCTGGACAGTGTCCATTGGTCCACGCAGCTCGCCAAGGAAGACTTTCTGTTGTCGGATATCTGCTGGCATGTGATTGGGTGCTACCGAACCAAGACTCTGAAGACACAGCTTCTGATACTTCTCGCGAAGAGGCAGCGCAGCAGGCAGTAGTGGCAGCAGCTTCTCAAGGCCACGAAGCGATAGTCGAATACCTTCTGGACATGGCCGAAGTAACAGTAGACCGTCCAGACACTTTGATCGGTGAGACTGCACTGACAATAGCCGCAGCTCACGGATCCACGGCCACAGTCTCAGCTCTGCTTGCTCGTGGTGCCAGTCCACTTGCTACCAACGCCAAAGGATTGTCACCACTGATGCTAGCAGCGCGTGAAGGACACTGGGGAACTGCAGAACGTCTTCTTCAGTCCTCACTCTCCACATCAACAGAGACGAATCTTGATGAGGCGGCAGCTCTGCTGGAACAGAGAGACTCAATGGGCCGCACTCCCTTGATGATGGCTGCCTGCGAAGGCCACACCAATCTAATAGACATGTTCCTCGAAAAAGGATCCATCCTAGAGGCCACCGACAGAGAAGGACTCACTGCCTTAGGATGGGCCTGTGTCCGTGGTCGCGTAGCAGCTGCCCAGAATCTTCTTGACCACGGGGCAGACATCAGCGCCAATGACAAGACTGGTAGAACTCCTCTAGACTTAGCAGCCTTCCAAGGAAACCCAAAATTAGTCCAATTACTCCTAGAACGTGGCGCAGCAATCGAACACGTCGATTTGCACGGAATGAGGCCACTAGATCGTGCGATCGGCTGCAGAAATGTCCCAGTTGTTCAGTGTTTCTTGCGCAGAGGAGCTAAACTAGGTCCCGCTACCTGGGCAATGGCCCAGGGCAAACCAGATGTTCTGCTCATTCTTCTCAACAAACTTCTAGAAGACGGCAACGTGCTCTACCGGAAGGGCCGGCTCAAAGAAGCGTCCCACAGGTACGCGTATGCTCTCAGAAAGTTTCCCGGTGCTCCAGAGCTGCTCCACGATGCTCAGAATCAAGAGCACGGAAACGTTATGCTTCATCGGCAGTCTTTCAACCAACTTAAGCTCAACTTTTTGCTTAATCTAAGCAGATGCAAGCGCAAAATGAAT GAATGCGAAGAAGCAATCGAGCTTGCAGATGAAGCTCTCAACACCAGACCCTCGTCTTACGAAGCCTTCTACGCCCGTGCGAAGGCTAAAGTCGACATCGGTCAGCTAGAGAACGCTCTGGTCGACGTCCAAGATGCCCTGCAGATCGCGCCGGTAAATAACCGACAGGACCGCCGCGTCCTCTGCGCCCTAAAAGACGAAATCGTATCCAGGATAGAGGGCACCGGTATCGGGTGCAGTAAAACTGTCGCCGATATCACGAGGTCTCGATTCCGAGCGTCCGTTGACACTCTAAcagaattataa